CTTGGTCAGGTCCCACGAATGCTGGAAGGTCCTGTCGCATTGAGAGCAGTGGAAAGGTCTCTCACCCGTGTGGGTGAGCTGGTGTCTCCTCACATCGGAGGAGCGAGTGAAGAGCCTACCGCACGTGGCGCATGTGTGGGACTTATGGTAGCCTTTTGCTTTCGTGGGAATCCCAGCATTACCGGTTTGATTCTCAGAGTTTTCGGTTATTAAAGTTtttgaggaaaggagaggtttGATTGATGTGAATATCTGGCCAGTGTTGTCAGGACATGGTGAAACCTCTGCTCTGTTTTTCCCAGACACATTGGGCTTGTTGTACTCCTCTGTGTGAATGCTTTGCATGTGGAGGTGAAGGCTCTTTTCCTCCAGACTGTGGTAGGCACACTTCGGGCAGGTAAAGGGGGTCACCTTGTCAGATCCACCTGGGAGACAGAAGTCAGACAAGGCATGTTTTATTTGCATGGCTTGGGAATTAAATAAAGGGCATGCTCATTGAAAAATATATTGAGACCACACAATGAAAGACATACAATACATCTTCCAAACATTcatattttttccacattttggtccCTCAGTTGTTGCTACTGtgaatatgtacagttgaagtcagaagtttacatacaccttagccaaatacattaaaactcaggtttcacaattcctgacatttaatcctagtaaaaattccctgtcttaggtcagttaggatcaccactttattttaagaaatgtgaaatgtcagaataatagtagagaatgacagtcccagtgggtcagaagtttacataaggcattgcctttaaaatggtttaagttggatcaaacattttgggtagccagccttccacaagcttcccacaataagttgggtgaattttggaccattcctcctgacagagctggtgtaactgagtcaggtttgtaaggcctccttgctcgcacaagctttttcagttctgcccacattttccataggattgaggtcagggctttgtgatggccactccaataccttgactttgttgtccttaagccattttgccacaactttggaagtatgcttggagtcattgtccatttagaagacccatttgcaaccaagctttaacttcctgactgatgtcttgagatgttgcttcaatataaccacACAATTGTCctacttcatgatgccatctattttgtcaagtgtaccagttcctcctgcagcaaagcacccccacaacatgatgctgccacccctgtgtttcacggttgggatggtgttcttcagcttgcagcctctccctttttcctccaaacataacgatggtcattatggccaaacagttctatttttgtgtcatcagatcagaggacatttctccaaaaagtacgatctttgtccccatgtgcagtttcaaaccatggcggttttggagcagtggcttctgccttgctgagtggcctttcaggttatgttgttataggacttgttttactttggatatagatacttttgtacccgtttcctccagcatcttcacaaggtcctttgctgttgttctgggattgatttccacttttcacaccaaagtacgttcatctctaggagacagaacgcgtctccttcctgagcggtatgacggctgcgtggtcccatggtgtttatacttgcgtactattgtatgtacagacgaacgtggtaccttcaggcatttggaaattgctcccaaggatgaaccagacttgtggaggtctacaatttttggctgggctgatttctttggattttcccatgatgtcaagcaaagagacactgcgtttgaagataggccttgaaatacatccacaggtacacctccagctTCAAAAGctgtgacatcattttctggaattttccaaactgtttaaaggcacagtcaacttagtgtatgtaaacttctgacacactggaattgtgatacactgaattataagtgaaataatctgtctgtaaacaattgttggcaaaattacttgtgtcatgcacgaagtagatgtcctaaccggcttgccaaaactatagtttgctaacaggaaatttgtggagtggttgaaaaatgagttttaatgactccaacctaagtgtgtgtaaatttCTGACTTCACTGTATATAACCATTTCCCTGATGACTGTCAGAATAGTCACTATCAGAATAGTTGGAGAGATCATTATTACCGGCTTCTCTTCCCCTGGGTGAGATGACATAAACCATGCTTGAGGCCTCACCGTTGTTCCTGTGATTAAAAACGAAAACAAAAATATCACTAATTTGATGACAAAATGGCAGATTCCTTTTTAAATGACAGTACTCCTATTCTCTAATCATCACTCATACTTGTTCTCAGTGTTCTTTTTCCTCCTCCAAGTTCTTGGCGTCTTCGACTGCAGCCGTGTAGACCGCCTCACATTTGACGTCGCAGGTTGTTGGGTTTGAAAGTTGACCACATGGGACGTGTCCTTCCCACATACATTCACAGTCTCTGATTGGCCGTCCTGATCTGCTACCACCTCATATTGGACATCTTTTTTGACTGCTACAGTCTCTGTCCCAGTTCCAATGTCTTCACTGATATTAACGGCTTCATCTGCTTGCTCCACCGGAACACTCACTGTGTCCATCTCTTCCTCGGCtgcactcatctcctcccccacGTAGCCATATTCTTCAACGACTGTCATCTCCAGATTCATATCCTCAGCTTTAGGCTCAACCACCTCCTCCCGCAGTGGAGAGGTGTTTGACGGTACGTATTCCTCGTTCATCGTCTCTACAATCTCTTCTTCCACCTCTGTTCCAACCTCCACTTCAGTGTAAACTGTTACTACTACCGCATCAGTGTCCTCTAAAGACATGGGGCCCAGCACGTCTGCCGAGTTATGTGACGACTCTGACCGGATGACAAAAGTGGTCGGCTCAGTGGTGACCACCATTTTAGgggtggacagagaggagaggatgctGTCGcccatggaggaggagagagcagctgaACGAGAGAAGACAAGAACTGTGTCATAAAAAGACCTGCGAGTTTTAAACAGTACTGTGCTACAAAACGTTGCATCATGATTTAGTAATCATTACAGGAGACTTACAAGGTTCTTTTAAATGTCCAAAACTGTTATGGTGCTGGAGAATGAGGTTCAGATTCTCTGGGGTAGACTGCATACACTCCTCCAGGACTGAAGGGGCAGAGCTGAGCCATGTCGCGGTCTGAAAGGGAATGTCTTTTAGAAATGCATTTTATATTCAATCACCGTAGCCTAAAGAATTGTGTTTGTCTTCCCAAAATGTACTATTCCTAACCTGTGCTAGATTTATGCTACATCCAATATCAGAAAGGCTAAATTGCCAGAAGCTATAAATGCCACAATGCTCAATACCTGCTTGAGGTCTGGTACTGGAAACAGTTGTTCCAGTCTGGAGAGGAACTCCCATGTTAACGTCTGTACCGCTGTGTCATAATGTCGGCCATATTGTTCCGGGAACACCTCCTGTTGGGGGAACATTatttaaatggaggcaaggcgATGGATTGTAACTTCAAGTACTTTTTTTCCTGAAGGCCTGGACGAGTAACTTTTCCCGGGCGTGACACTCCCATTGTTTTCAGTAAAACCTTGGCGTAAGCAGCGCGGTACTGCAAGAGGCTCACAGCGCCGAGTGTAAAATTACCTGAAAGAAGCACTCCCTCTCGATTGGGTCCTTCAGCAGTGATTGGACAAGCACCACAAAATTTGATTCAGATGCTTCCACCTCTGCGTCTCTGTACTGCAAGACAGTAAACAGATACAATCATCTCATCACATAGTGGCTGTGTGCACTCAAATCCACTTGGAAAACAACCAAGTTCTGTTCTAAAAGGACTATAGCCCACTTACTCCTGTGCATCCTGGAGTAACAGTGGGCATGCTGTCCAGGTAAGGTTGAATGGTTTGAGGGTCGGCAGGGCCTCGGCACAGCTCCAGAACCAACTGAATCACACAGTAGAAACAAGTATTAACTGTGGTACAAACCTGTAGCTGGAGAAACCATGTCATTGCCATCTCTCAAGCAACTCAGGTGGGGAGTACCCATTCATAGGATTGCAGACAGTTACATAATGTATAGAACAGACCCAATTCTCTACTCATCATCATAGGTATATAAATATACCTATTTGCGCTTTTCAGGGCTCTCCAGCCAACTGAATAACCCTATGCCCCCTGACTCATCTCTCACCCGTGCTCTCAGACCTAGAATGAGCTGAGCTCTATGTCTGTGGCTCAGCAGCTCTGGAATGGCCTCTGTCACCAGAGTCACAAACTCCTCCAACTTCTCATAGTGCCTCACATCTCTTTGCTGAGCCACCTGCCACATGGCAGCAGACAGGAGCCGCAAAGGTGGAACCAGGAGGTGCAGAGAAGAAAGACTGAGAACTGGATCTGAAATGTAGGTGTACAAATTGACAAACATTCAATCAGAAGTCAGAACActgtttaaaatatatacagtagtaatatatcATTATGTCTGTCAGCTAATGATGCGGACAATTTCTCATCTCGTCGTTACAGGATGGGGCTCCATAGAATAGAAGCATCAGAGATTAGCCTTTGTCAGGATTAATTTGCATTAAGCAATAACTTTACTATTCAAATAGTCTTTACTTTAAATTGATAGCTAGTTAGATAGGATTACAAGCACACTTGGCTTAACAATGCAGTCATAACCGATTTTAGCCGGGGATCAACTGATAGCAGACTATGCCACTTTTTACATGAGGCTTTTGATATTAGTTCTGCAGATATTAGCTAGCATGGTAACGTTATCTAGAAGTTATTTTATTACACACCATTGACGTCTTTAGATAGTCCACATGCATCCATGGCTATAAATATACGTATGTAAAAGCGcagaataatttgaaaacaaaatgaTTTGACTGCTCCCCAACGAGCGAAGTAACATCGATCTACTTCCCCAAAACTTCCGGTAACCAAGACTGGACTCAATTTTCGTTCCGCCTGTACCTTTTCCAAAATATTAGTAATAGAAAAGAATAAGCTCTCCAAGCTGCCGGGCTACATTACTACTAACATGGCTCTGTTAGATTTTAGTTGATTTCCTTTTGAAAAATATTGTAGCCTACCGCAAGACAAAAAAAAGCAACGTTACTTTTATTACCTTTATTGCCTAATGAATACTCCGTTAAAGATATAGAAGTTTTGCCTCTGGGGGTGCTGATGAGCCAAAATGTGTCCCTTAGAAAAGGAATTACTGTATCGTCTATTGACCCGAGATAGCAGATTGATTAATATTATGTATATCAGCCATAAAGACAACACTCGAGCCTACATTTGAGAATAAATATTTTCCCTCATTGTTGAACATAAGAGTAGAGGCCTGGCACTCGCCTCTCAACAACCAGCCTGTGTACCGGTAGCAACTGTCCTCTTCATTCTGCAAAGGAAGGTGTGCAATACTTCTCTCTTTTTTAATGTCAAAACAAGGTGAGTaatctaaataaaataatatacccTTTGATGTATGATTCCTGGCAGCAAAAAGCACATCTCAAATATACAATCAAGTTCCAAGCTGTGACAGAATTAACAATTCACAGTATGAGGCTCAACTCTTGTTGTTACAGGCCTCTAATACAAATGTCCTGTCTTACTTTACATTCCAAAAAACAACATGAATAGCAATGACACACCAATATCCTCAACAAACAGCCTCAACTGCTGCATGAGTTCGCTCGTGTGTACGCAGAAGATGCAATCTGTTGTAAGCCTTCCCACATTCAGTACACACGTAtggcttctctcccgtgtggCTGAGCATGTGTCTCTTCAGTGGAGTGGTGCTGTTATAGCGATTTCCACACACGCTGCAGGAgtagggcttctctcctgtgtgtatacgctTATGTACTGTAAGATAGCAGGACTgggtaaaactcttcccacactgctCACATTTGAATGGTCGTTCTCCAGTGTGGTAACGCTGATGTTTCACCACTTCGGAGTAAGTTAAGAAACTTTTACCGCACTGAGAGCACATATGTGGCCTCTCCCCTGTATGCATGCGATTATGCCGGGTCAGATCAGTCGACTTGgaaaatctcttcccacactGTGAGCAGGGGAAAGGACGCTCCCCTGTATGAGTCTGTAAGTGTTTCTTTAAAAACCGATTGGCCTTGAAAGTCTTTCCACACTCGAGACAAGGGAAGGGTCTCTCCTCTGAGTGACACTGAAGGTGTTTTGACAATTCACCAGAGGACAGAAATCTTTTTCCACAGTCAGGGCAAAGAaatggtctctctcctgtgtgaattctctCATGTCTAGTCAAGATCTGTAGTTGTGTGAATCTCTTTGGACAATGAGAGCACTGGTAAGGCCGCTCACCTGTATGAGTTCTCTGGTGTTTGATCAAGTTCGATAGCCTTGAGAAACTTTTAGGACAATGGGAACACAGAAATGAACCCTCTTCCTTATGAGCATTCAAATAGTGTTGCCTAAGACAAACTAGCTGCGTGAAGTTAATTTTGCATATTGAACACTGGAATGGTCGCGCGCCATTGTGCATTTGCATGTGTTTTGTGAGGGCATCAGAGTTTTGACATTTCTTCAAACACTGGTTGCACTGCAGCGGGTCACCACCGGAGTGAATCAGCTGGTGTCGCTTCATTTGGGATATCTGACTGAAAGACATGTCACATTCTGGACATTTGTGTTCACCCTCTTCGCTGGGACACTGCTCATTCTCAAGGCCTGCTGGGAGGTTTAACTTGATCCCAAAGTCATCAGAGACTGGCGACTCTGCTAAATGAGCCACACTGCAGTGTGTCTTTAGATCTTCCTCCCGATCGAAGCCCTCTCCACACGTGCAGCACTGGAACGGCCTTGACCCTAGGCCCTTTCGCTGGTGTCTTTTCAAGTCGAAGGAGTACTGGAAAGTCTTCCCACATTGGATGCACCTGTAAGGCCGCTCCCCAGTGTGGGATCTCTGGTGTCTCCTCATATCTGTCGCTCGAGAGAAGGTCTTTCCACACACAGAGCATGTTTTGGAGTGTGATGTATGCCTGCCAGACTTCCCCAGTGTGTGGGGAATGTCTGAGAGACATGGGTTCAGAGGGGTGCTGCTGGAAGACCCTGGAGGGGTTTCTGTTTCATTTTCTCCAGCAGCAAGCATCCTTCTGTACTCCTCTGGGTGAAGCGCTTTAAGGTGTTGCCGGAGGTTCACCTCGTCGGCATGGTTAAAAGAGCACTGAGAGCAGGCGAAGACCAGAGAGGGAGCCTCCACCGTCCCACCTGCAGGGGAACAGAGAAAGGAGCATACTGTATATTTAGAAAGTTATCAAATTATAATCCAATTTATTCTAAACCAGGCATCTGGATCATATTCAACATTGCCAAATCTATTCAATTAAAATGATGAAACATTCAGAGAATTCTAACGATATCCAAGTGTACCTATAGTACCATAGAAACCTTGTGTTGATATAACATTGCAAACCTTTATTTCCATTCATTGTGGAGCTGTCAGAAGTGGCGCTGAGGTCTTCAGAGTCTTCCCTAAAGATAGCGATAAAGCACAATTGATGTCCAATGACACTGCccttgattgattttatttgacaGTTTAACAAAGCCATAGAAAGTACAAACATTTTTAAAACGTGACAGGGATAACACAATGAAGTCAAAGACACATTTCCATTGTGATCCTTTTAAAGTAAATGGTGAAATTGCTTTAAAACCCTAAGTCCCCTCCCACCCCTCATTCTTACCTTGGGTCTGGAGACCGGTATAAAGGGACACCCCAGGTCCCATTAGCCTCCTCCAATGCCTTGAGCTGCCCTCCATTGGGACCTCTTGATCCCACGGTCTTCATCTGGAGTCTTGTGTTTCTTCTCAGTGGTTGAGAGGGGGAGGACATTTGGAGAGGCAGGACACTGACGTTAAGTCTCTGGAACCCTAATGTGGGTTTTTGGTGCAGACAGGATGGGACCAGTTCTGGCTGGTTCATTACTTGTTGTGGCGTACATTGGGAACTTCCTTGATCCGTGACAGTTTGGGGGACATAACCAGCTTCATTTCTCTCCTGCTCATCCTTCTCAAGCCCCTCCTCTCTGAAATAATTTTCTTCATGTAGGTTCTCATTGTGGGTGGGCGGTCTGTCAATTGTATTCTCTGCACATATAGGCCCAACTAACTCCGGATGTTCAACATGCTCCACCTCCTCATAAATCATTTCCACCTCTCTATTCATTGACTCCAGatccacacacacatcccccaccTCTGCACAGAAAACGGCTTCCTCCATGTTCATGGCACTGGTTTTCTCTGAAACAAGCTCAGCGTCTCCGTTAGGATGCCCCACTTCCTCACAAAtaacctccacttctccctcTTGACGTTCTTCCTCGCTTGCATTGGCTACCATCTCCTGCTCTTCCCCATTCAAGTCAGCCTGACTGTCTCTTTGGTTCTGTGACTCAGTCTTCTCTATACTAAACTCCCTTTCCTCTCTGGTGTATGTACAGGTCCCCAGCTCCACTTCTGCATACTCAGTCACTACTACAGACTCTGTTTCCATCTCTTCACCATATAAGGCTGGGTCCATACAACCATCCATCAACTCTGATTGGATCGCTGTTTCTGTCTTTCTAGTGGCCGCCACCACTAccggagtgagagacagagaggagaagatgcAGTCGCCAGCAGAGGAGGAAGAAGTTGCTGATTGAGAGGTAAAAGGAGACAATTACAGTGAGatgttatttattttaataaactgCTGGGATATGAATAAAGGGGGAATGTTACAATCCTAAAAGCATTTCCTTGAATCATTCAAATGTAACAATTTGCATACCTCCTTTACTAATTttggatttttgttttttttaagtggTTTACCATTGGTGTCCAAATATCCTAGTTCTCTATGATGTTGCAGTAGAGTCTTCAACTGCAGAGGCTGAGATAGAGAGTTGACACACTCTTCCAAGACAGAGGGTCCAGCATTGAGCCAAGACACTGTCTACGAGATGGGGAGCACACATTAATATAATATGCAATCAATCAAAATCGGTCCAGTTGTTCTTAAATAAAATATTCTAAATGCCCATTATCTTAAATAAAATGCTCCAAGATGTCTCATCATGTCTAATACATATAATGAGTAACCAATGTAATGCTTTGTGAAGAGTGCTGCAGTGCTCCACATGAGATGTGTCAGCATGTTAATTAATCGTGGGCATTATGACATGAAAGAAAGATGCAGACATTCTTTATGCAAATATTCAAACAAGACAACTTTATTCACAAGCTCATGCTTGATAACGGAGATCTGAGGAGTGGTCTAATGACGAGGTTCTGCCTGAGTACCTGTTTGAGGTCTGGTACTGGAAGGAGCTGCTCCAGCCTGGAGAGAAACTCCCACATTAATCCTTGCAGGGCAGAGTCATACTTGGGTCCATAGTCTACAGGAAACACTTCCTAATGGGAGAGATGAAAAAGACAGGGGGGGTCAATTATTTGGCTGGCTACTTTTCACATAGAATTTTTCTTTCAAATATTAAATGTATCCTAAGAACATGAAGCGGTAGGTTTAttatcacaaaaaaaaacataaaacatagAAAATGTAGCCTAGATACTACTGGTTTCATCTGTTTTGTTATACCAATGTTGACGGACCATACTAATGTTCAAACTTTGGTGTTTAAAAAACCATATACTGACCTGGAAGAAATGTTCCCTCTCAACTGGGTCTTGGATAAGAGTTTGTACCAGTGCAAGGAAATTTGATTTAGAGGCTTCCGCTTCTGCACAACAAAACTGGGGAAATAACCTCTTGAATAAATGTACTGTAATTCTGACAAGATCGAGTGAGAGAACATCATTACAGAGGATTGAGGAATATCTTAAGACTCACCTCTGGATCCCCCGGATGTGATCTTGCAGCGTGGATCCTGTCCAGATGGCTCTGAAGTCCTGCTGTCTGCTCCGTGCGGCACAACTCCAAAACCAacttgggggaaaaaaacagattAATCCTACAAGAACACTGAACAACTTGGGCTAACCTTTCTCTTCAAATATTCCATTACCTGTTGtttgaataaattaataaaatagAATTCCTTGCAACTCATTACTAAATGAACCATGTTCTTTTCCAAGTCACAGGACAAATCTGGATATATAGATTTTGTGGTTTTCATTCCTGGTCCTTTTGGACAGTGAAAAATGTGAGACCGAGTCAAATAATCATCACCTCGCTCTCTCACCTTTGCTCGTAAGCCCAACATGAGCTGGGTTCTCTGTCTGAAACTGAGCAGCTCTGGAACCGTCTCTGTAACAAATGTCACAAACTCTTCCAGCTTCCCGTAGCCCATTATATCCCCTCGTTGGGCCACTTGCCATATCGCTGCAGAAAACAGCCGCAGCGGTGGGATGAACAGGCGCAGGGCAGGTAGAGGAAAAGATAACCCTATGAATGAACATATCGCAGGCAGTAAGCAGCTGCACTGACTGGGCTAAACAAGAGCACACATTGCTAGGCTATGACTAGAAGAGGAAAACATTGATACTACTTGCTATAGCTAACTACGCATTGCATTTTAAATAGATTATGTCTGAATGCAGATCGCATAAAAGCGATCACAAATGGAAATATGCATCGATTTCATACAGTTACACCATAAGTAGCTAGCTACAGGTCTACAATTGGAAAGTTGGCTTGCTAGCTGGAacccctgcctgctctgcttCTGTCTGGTGGAAGCTTCCAATCAGTTCCCTGCGACAACTATAAACTTACCCGTATTCACCACCGGCTCCGTTAAATTCCTATAATCCATTATTATCAGTCACAGGGACGTCCTAAAATAAACCCAAGCAATCATTGATTCATTTGGCTGAAATATCTGTTTACCTGGAAGTtattcttttttttctcattttgcagGAAGTCGCTTAAAAAAACATTAGTTCCGGTTTATATTCGCCTTCAGAATAAAAGTTACGATCATGGGAAACGCTATATCACAGATTGAACAATGAGACAGGTACTGGATGTATAAATATGAAGCATCCGCTTGGCCTTTCCACTAGGAAGCCCACTGACGGGCaatgggagaagatggaacgagatggattttggcctaCATTCTCAACATTTTCTCAttaatgaaacatttgatctcaatacagttttctgttcccaaaactaaaatATGTTATGAATAGAGTGGTCTAAGTTTTGTCAAAGTTTTTTTAAAGCGCGTTATTTAGGAGTGAAAAgtcgaattgagttattgcacacgtgcatttcagagtaggcgttccctaacggataTATGCAGATGTTTGCTAGAAcgggccaataggatctcgctctctcgtgcttggctctgcccacctccttgcttgttcttccTACGAAAACTCATCTGTTCCCATTGGAAActacaggctgtggtctatcttggtttagttatacaaATCTCTGGCTATATCGTCTCTAGATATCGTCTCACAGATGCTAATATAATGCAATAAACTCCTCTGATGTTGCCAAAAAAAGTGAATTtaattcaaatgacaaaatcATATACAGCACGTTTCATACAATattaaaataaaggttaataaaagAAATGTAACCATAAAAATAAAGAGTGCATTCTTAATGAAAAGTTCAGCTATCACAGAAAAAACAATACTTGAAGTATTGGACTGGATATACCCACTATGACAAGTAGCTTAAAGGGGaaaaagaagaaaataaatgtaattaGTCCATTGATGATGTTTCGCTTGTCAGGAATCAAGATTTTAAGATATGTCACTTTTaaagtgcattcgaaaagtattcagagccctcgactttttccacattttatgttacaacCTACACAATACCAAAGGTtacgtatgtaaccacggttatgtgagctatttggatcactccaatatattggtatcaCTCCACGGCGGAGGGACACATCCGAGGTGAGGATTAACAGATTTACTCCCGTGTACACCTGTGTCACGGCTGTGGTCcgctcttatatatatatatatatatatatatatatatatatatatatatatatatttattagaaCCCATGGCCGCGACATGCGTTCTCTACATCATTTTTTGAGGCGACTCTAGCACCGTAGAGGATTGGAGTGATCCAAATAGCTcacataaccgtggttacatGCATAACTTTTGTTATATTTTactatattggatcactccaatatattggtataCCTGACCAGCCTGCGGCGAAATCCCAGTGCGGGACCGAGACGCAGGGGCCGTCAATGTGGAAGGGGAGGCCAGGACCGCTGAACCAACCGCAGAGGGAGGTGCCACATTTACCTGATAGTACCTAGCAAAAAGTGCACGAGGACAAAGCAGACAAAGAGCTGGTCTGTTGTTCTAACTGACCATGTCCGCTCCACATAGGCAGCCAGTGCCCCCTCAGGGCACAACATGCCGGAGGGAGGCCCAGAATCCCCCGCCACTGCCGGGGGGTCGTAAGCAGACAGGATAAAAGTTATGTTCACATGCCTGTCTGATAGAACCTTCGGGAGGAATAAAGGGTTGGGGCGGAGAGATGTACTCCTCCCCCCTGGGTCCATCCGGTAGCACTCAGAACTTACTGAAAGAGCATCGAGCTCACCCACCCTCTTCATGGTAGTAATCGCTACCAAGAAGCCACCTTCATAGAGAGGTGTTTCAGGTAGGCAGACTCCAACGGTTTGAAAGGCAGAATTGGATGTGTGCCAAGACCACATCCAGATCCCAGCTCGCCATTGAGCGGGTCCGTGCTGGACGCAGGcgatctaaaggactctcaaaccatgagaaacaagattttctggtctgatgaaaccaagattgaactctttggcctgaatcccaagcgtcacgcctggaaaaaacctagcaccatccctacagtgaagcatggtggcagcatcatgctgttgggatgtttttcagcagcagggactgggggactagtcaggatcaaggaaaaTATGTttagagcaaagtacagagagatccttgatgaaaacctgctcaggacctcagactgggaaaggttcaccttccaacaggacaacgaccctaagcacacagccaagacaatgcaggagtgggtTCGGGATAAGtttctgaaagtccttgagtggtccagccagaacCCAGACTTGAACCAGATACATCATTTTTGGAGTatcctgaaaatagttgtgcagcgactctccacatccaacctgacagagcttgagaggatctgcagagaagaacgggagaaactccccaaatacaggtgtgtcaagcttgtagcgtcatacccaagaagactcgaggctgtaatcactgctaaaggtgcttcaacaaagtactgag
Above is a genomic segment from Oncorhynchus clarkii lewisi isolate Uvic-CL-2024 chromosome 33, UVic_Ocla_1.0, whole genome shotgun sequence containing:
- the LOC139392547 gene encoding zinc finger protein 184-like isoform X1, with protein sequence MDACGLSKDVNDPVLSLSSLHLLVPPLRLLSAAMWQVAQQRDVRHYEKLEEFVTLVTEAIPELLSHRHRAQLILGLRARLVLELCRGPADPQTIQPYLDSMPTVTPGCTGYRDAEVEASESNFVVLVQSLLKDPIERECFFQEVFPEQYGRHYDTAVQTLTWEFLSRLEQLFPVPDLKQTATWLSSAPSVLEECMQSTPENLNLILQHHNSFGHLKEPSALSSSMGDSILSSLSTPKMVVTTEPTTFVIRSESSHNSADVLGPMSLEDTDAVVVTVYTEVEVGTEVEEEIVETMNEEYVPSNTSPLREEVVEPKAEDMNLEMTVVEEYGYVGEEMSAAEEEMDTVSVPVEQADEAVNISEDIGTGTETVAVKKDVQYEVVADQDGQSETVNVCGKDTSHVVNFQTQQPATSNVRRSTRLQSKTPRTWRRKKNTENKNNGEASSMVYVISPRGREAGGSDKVTPFTCPKCAYHSLEEKSLHLHMQSIHTEEYNKPNVSGKNRAEVSPCPDNTGQIFTSIKPLLSSKTLITENSENQTGNAGIPTKAKGYHKSHTCATCGRLFTRSSDVRRHQLTHTGERPFHCSQCDRTFQHSWDLTKHEKKHGGTSISFPCQQCGSSFANLRSLTAHHRSSHLGESDLPHLCSICGKSFPSSSELLEHRKSHGTSLQYICQQCGESFHSLLARSQHRQTHLVKRQFKCPHCDKSYTRKADVKRHMFSHSGERPHQCNQCGRCFSFLFLLKKHQIVHTGERPFQCSYCPKRFTLISILSRHERMHTGERPFLCSQCGKSFLSQGELSKHHRSHTDERPYACNQCDKRFKSKKSQQEHIISHTGVRPYPCSYCGKGFTKPYALTRHHLIHTGERPFPCVHCGKTFLTPAEVQLHIRIHTGERPYPCPDCQLKFRSSSDLARHKRFHTGVQTFVCNQCMKNFPTSSKLKKHMENHSGSEAGQSSDFGENSNQA
- the LOC139392547 gene encoding zinc finger protein 93-like isoform X2, with the translated sequence MDACGLSKDVNDPVLSLSSLHLLVPPLRLLSAAMWQVAQQRDLVLELCRGPADPQTIQPYLDSMPTVTPGCTGYRDAEVEASESNFVVLVQSLLKDPIERECFFQEVFPEQYGRHYDTAVQTLTWEFLSRLEQLFPVPDLKQTATWLSSAPSVLEECMQSTPENLNLILQHHNSFGHLKEPSALSSSMGDSILSSLSTPKMVVTTEPTTFVIRSESSHNSADVLGPMSLEDTDAVVVTVYTEVEVGTEVEEEIVETMNEEYVPSNTSPLREEVVEPKAEDMNLEMTVVEEYGYVGEEMSAAEEEMDTVSVPVEQADEAVNISEDIGTGTETVAVKKDVQYEVVADQDGQSETVNVCGKDTSHVVNFQTQQPATSNVRRSTRLQSKTPRTWRRKKNTENKNNGEASSMVYVISPRGREAGGSDKVTPFTCPKCAYHSLEEKSLHLHMQSIHTEEYNKPNVSGKNRAEVSPCPDNTGQIFTSIKPLLSSKTLITENSENQTGNAGIPTKAKGYHKSHTCATCGRLFTRSSDVRRHQLTHTGERPFHCSQCDRTFQHSWDLTKHEKKHGGTSISFPCQQCGSSFANLRSLTAHHRSSHLGESDLPHLCSICGKSFPSSSELLEHRKSHGTSLQYICQQCGESFHSLLARSQHRQTHLVKRQFKCPHCDKSYTRKADVKRHMFSHSGERPHQCNQCGRCFSFLFLLKKHQIVHTGERPFQCSYCPKRFTLISILSRHERMHTGERPFLCSQCGKSFLSQGELSKHHRSHTDERPYACNQCDKRFKSKKSQQEHIISHTGVRPYPCSYCGKGFTKPYALTRHHLIHTGERPFPCVHCGKTFLTPAEVQLHIRIHTGERPYPCPDCQLKFRSSSDLARHKRFHTGVQTFVCNQCMKNFPTSSKLKKHMENHSGSEAGQSSDFGENSNQA